A window of Natronolimnobius sp. AArcel1 contains these coding sequences:
- a CDS encoding glycoside hydrolase family 11 protein, which translates to MTDNETHNVDESAAKLIDRRDYMKAAGATAVAGLGIGSMATSAAAQETLTENQQTTHDGSFVSFWTDTDDTVSMTLEDGGSYSVDWENTGNFVVGMGWDPGSSRTIEYDATHNPSENSYLCLYGWTTDPLVEYYIIENYGTYRPGDEEHGSHESDGGTYDMYTSERIEEPSIEGTATFTQYWSIRDNSRTSGTIDVGNHFDAWESAGLELGSHDYQIMAVEAWDYQGSNSASVSFSEADDGGNGGDDGGGGWGGW; encoded by the coding sequence ATGACAGACAACGAGACGCACAACGTGGACGAATCGGCAGCGAAACTGATCGACCGGCGCGACTACATGAAAGCGGCAGGAGCAACCGCAGTGGCTGGTCTCGGAATTGGGTCCATGGCGACGTCGGCTGCCGCCCAGGAAACGCTCACCGAGAACCAACAGACCACTCACGACGGCTCGTTCGTATCGTTCTGGACCGACACCGACGATACGGTTTCGATGACGCTCGAGGACGGCGGCAGTTACAGCGTCGACTGGGAAAATACTGGCAACTTCGTCGTCGGCATGGGCTGGGATCCCGGCTCGAGTCGGACAATTGAGTACGATGCCACGCACAATCCATCAGAAAACTCCTACCTGTGTCTGTACGGGTGGACGACGGATCCACTTGTGGAGTACTACATCATCGAGAACTACGGGACGTACCGACCTGGTGACGAGGAACACGGTAGTCACGAGAGCGACGGCGGCACCTACGATATGTACACCTCCGAGCGCATCGAAGAGCCATCCATCGAGGGGACGGCGACGTTCACCCAGTACTGGAGCATTCGCGATAATTCGCGAACCAGTGGTACCATCGACGTTGGGAATCACTTCGACGCTTGGGAGAGCGCTGGCCTCGAGTTAGGGAGTCACGACTACCAGATCATGGCTGTCGAGGCCTGGGACTACCAGGGTTCGAACAGTGCCTCCGTCTCGTTCAGTGAAGCCGATGACGGTGGCAACGGTGGTGACGACGGCGGTGGCGGCTGGGGCGGCTGGTAA
- a CDS encoding glycoside hydrolase family 3 N-terminal domain-containing protein: MTLEEKAAQLGSVNAERILTADDELDEEAVEEWLGDGIGHLTRIGGEGGLAPADAARITNELQDYLETETRLGVPAIPHEECLSGYMGPEATTFPQMLGMASTWNPALLQTVTETIRGELESIGTVHALSPVLDVARDLRWGRVEETFGEDPYMVAEMARAYVDGLQGEGRDDGISATLKHFVGHGATDGGKNRSSFNVGMRELRETHLFPYEAVISESNAESVMNAYHDLDGVPCVTNEWLLTDLLRGEFGFDGTVVSDYYSVRHLETEHGTINTKQEGAVASIEAGLDVELPYTEYYGEHLVSAVEDGDLSESTLNEAVRRVLREKFRKGVFDNERVDPDEAPDAFHTDEARDVTLEAARQSMTLLKNDDDLLPLEADSVAVVGPKADDPKELMGDYAYAAHYPEEEYEADAITPLAALEERDEIDVSYEQGCTISGPSTDGFDAATEAADDADIALAFVGARSAVDFSDVDADKEEKPSVPTSGEGCDMTHLGLPGVQEELVSELLETDTPVIVVVVSGRPHAIEDIAEDAPAILYAWLPGDEGGPAIAETLFGEYNPAGKLPVSLPKSVGQLPVYYNRKANTANKDYVYTDSNPVYPFGHGLSYTEFEYGDISLSADSATPLESVSASVTVTNTGDRAGTEIVQLYTHAANPSQARPVQELLGFERVDLEAGESKRVTFEFNTTQLAFHDLDMNLTVEEGPYEVRIGSSATDIESVAELEVTDTKTVPKTARTYYTESAVDVE, from the coding sequence ATGACGCTCGAGGAGAAAGCCGCACAGTTGGGTTCGGTCAACGCAGAGCGTATTCTGACTGCGGACGACGAACTCGACGAGGAAGCCGTCGAGGAGTGGCTCGGCGACGGGATCGGTCACCTGACCCGAATCGGTGGCGAGGGTGGCCTCGCACCGGCCGACGCTGCACGCATCACGAACGAACTCCAGGACTACCTCGAGACCGAGACACGACTCGGTGTTCCGGCGATTCCCCACGAAGAGTGTCTTAGCGGGTACATGGGTCCGGAAGCGACGACCTTCCCGCAGATGCTCGGGATGGCAAGCACCTGGAACCCAGCATTGCTCCAGACCGTCACCGAGACGATTCGTGGCGAACTCGAGTCGATCGGGACGGTGCATGCGTTGTCGCCAGTGCTCGACGTTGCTCGAGACCTTCGCTGGGGCCGTGTTGAGGAGACATTCGGTGAGGACCCGTACATGGTCGCCGAGATGGCACGCGCGTACGTGGATGGACTGCAAGGCGAGGGCCGTGATGATGGTATCTCCGCAACCTTGAAACACTTCGTCGGCCACGGCGCGACCGATGGTGGGAAGAACCGCTCGTCGTTCAACGTCGGCATGCGCGAACTCCGTGAAACCCATCTGTTCCCCTACGAGGCCGTCATCAGCGAGTCGAACGCCGAGTCGGTGATGAACGCCTATCACGACCTCGACGGCGTTCCATGTGTGACCAACGAGTGGCTCCTGACCGATCTGCTGCGCGGTGAGTTCGGCTTCGACGGCACCGTCGTTTCGGACTACTACAGCGTTCGCCACTTGGAGACCGAACACGGCACGATCAACACGAAACAGGAGGGTGCCGTCGCCTCGATCGAGGCCGGTCTCGACGTCGAACTGCCCTACACCGAGTACTACGGCGAACATCTCGTCAGCGCCGTCGAAGATGGCGACCTCTCGGAATCGACGCTCAACGAGGCAGTCCGTCGCGTTCTCCGAGAGAAGTTCCGCAAGGGTGTCTTCGACAACGAGCGAGTCGACCCCGACGAGGCCCCAGACGCGTTCCACACCGACGAAGCCCGCGACGTAACGCTCGAGGCCGCCCGTCAGTCGATGACGCTGCTCAAAAACGACGACGACCTGCTGCCACTCGAGGCCGACTCCGTCGCCGTTGTCGGTCCCAAGGCAGACGATCCGAAAGAGCTCATGGGCGACTACGCCTACGCAGCCCACTACCCCGAAGAGGAGTACGAAGCCGACGCCATCACGCCGCTTGCCGCCCTCGAGGAGCGAGACGAAATCGACGTCTCCTACGAGCAGGGCTGTACGATCTCTGGGCCGTCGACCGACGGCTTCGACGCGGCAACCGAGGCTGCCGACGACGCAGACATTGCGCTGGCGTTCGTCGGCGCTCGCTCCGCAGTCGACTTCTCCGATGTGGACGCCGACAAAGAGGAGAAACCAAGCGTCCCAACCAGTGGCGAAGGCTGCGACATGACCCATCTCGGGCTCCCTGGCGTGCAAGAGGAACTCGTTTCGGAACTGCTCGAGACGGACACCCCGGTCATCGTCGTCGTTGTCAGTGGGAGACCACACGCAATCGAGGACATCGCCGAGGACGCCCCGGCGATTCTCTACGCCTGGCTGCCAGGCGACGAAGGTGGGCCAGCAATCGCCGAAACGCTGTTCGGCGAGTACAACCCTGCCGGAAAACTCCCGGTCTCGCTGCCGAAATCGGTCGGCCAGCTCCCGGTCTACTACAACCGCAAAGCCAACACGGCGAACAAGGACTACGTCTACACTGACAGCAACCCAGTGTATCCGTTCGGTCACGGCCTGAGCTACACCGAGTTCGAGTACGGCGACATCTCGCTGTCGGCTGATAGCGCAACGCCACTCGAGTCGGTCTCTGCGAGCGTGACGGTCACGAACACCGGCGACCGCGCCGGTACCGAGATCGTCCAACTCTACACGCACGCAGCGAACCCGAGCCAGGCCCGTCCGGTGCAGGAACTGCTCGGCTTCGAACGCGTCGATCTCGAGGCTGGCGAGTCCAAACGCGTCACCTTCGAGTTCAACACGACCCAGCTTGCGTTCCACGACCTCGATATGAACCTCACAGTTGAAGAGGGACCATACGAGGTCCGCATCGGAAGCTCCGCGACGGATATCGAGTCTGTTGCAGAGCTCGAGGTTACGGACACGAAAACGGTACCGAAGACCGCTCGCACGTACTACACCGAGTCGGCAGTCGACGTAGAATAA